In Candida orthopsilosis Co 90-125, chromosome 4 draft sequence, the genomic stretch TATAAGTGAATAAACTTGCTCTAATTCAATGTCCATAGTGGAGTGGAGAGCTATaagaaatttaaagaaTCAAGAATTACTACtaatcttcttcattgaaGTGCATTTAACGCGTGAGTGACTTCATTCTTAGTGCACGTTACAATTGCTTCGGATGTTTgctcaaaaagaaattcaataaGTTCCCTTCTACAATCACTCAAAAATGGGCTCTTTAATTTCAGTATAATTCGTTTGCACAAAAGTACAAAGCAataaaatcttttgtttcacaatttattcaaacgagaattttaatttttttttccagTCGTTTCAAGAAAGAATGCCTACATTATAAACGATGtaattttcttctttcacAAAAACTGAGGTTTGAAACAATAGCCTCTCTGTTCTTTCCAGCCTATATGCATTCAATCGCCTTGTCGTTCTTAAAAAGCGCTCACAACTATTGTCGATTATTTGTTCCGATTTATTCTTGTTAACACAAGCAAGTTTGCGCCGGTCAGAAAGGAAGCTTTGTTTTGTGTCTTCTTCCTTAACAGAAGGGCAGACTGAAAGAGGAAATAAATTATTGGCAAGTGAAGAACACAATCACATTTCGTAATTTGTAGTTTGGAAGGTTGGAACGTGAAACGTAGTCAGAATGAAGTTGTTaaacaagttcaattgaaactactatgaaacaatttaatATTTTCTGCTTTAAAAAAGctctaaatttttcatacCTTGCATCTTCCCCTAAACTTAAATCATCGCCAAGGTGCTTTGTTCGTAACCGTTGATCGGTGTGAAGTGGCgcaattatttttttctttactgCAACCCCTATAGGATctcaattgagaaatgtCCCCATGATGTTCGTAAGAGACCCTTTTTCAGAAATGGTAATTTAGACCTTGCATGTAGGTGTATACACTGCAGATACGCAGGTATGAACGCAAAGCTCTTTTGAAGAATAGAAAATTGTCCACGATTAGAGGCACCCAATCTTCGAATACTTGGTACACAACGATAAGGCAAATTTTTACGTTCATTTTGATCTCATCGATCTTGTGAATAGAAGTTTCTCTACCTGACAACGAGCGGTGGTTGTCAAGTACTGTTGAGGCAAGagcatcaattttgtgaTATACTTTACTTTTTTGCAATGAAGAAAGTTTAACACTCATAAATGAGGCGGCTCATTGTAGAATACAAGAGCTGATATAAAAAGGGGTAAAGGGTTCTGCTTGGTTACAAATTCCCATATCTGTGTATTGTTAATCGTAGAAAACAACTACACCATTAGAAGCCTGCGTGACTAGCTGGCCCTACGAAATTTAACTGGGTACTCAGAGTTTAGAAGCAAGCTGATCTTTGCGAAAGCTAAAGAGCTTGAAACGCATAAATTATTTATGTTGTTCATAGCTTATATTCTCGCTGGCTAGCTTTCACGAATGTAACCACGTGAGCTGACGAATACAACTGTACATTGCCGTTTCCTAATTACTTGTGCTAGAGTATTTTTTCACTAATACAGGTAACACACATTCCAGAGGTCAAGTATCAAGAAAGTCGATTCGATCAACGACACAATTACGCGAAGAAGGGATCAGTTTTCGATTTAGTTTATAAAAGATTAAacatattcatcaattgccGAGAAAACAGATAGCAATCTATATGCTGCGTACTGTCGGTAAATGAAGTACCGTAGGTCCTCGTATTAACGCCTCTCAAAAGCGTCTTGAAAACCGCTATCTGCACGATTAGTATCAGTTACTCCTTAATACGACAAACTGGTAGATAGCGAGTTAATTCTCTGTAACACTTCTCCAAGATTGTATATCTTCTTTAAAGTGCTCTTCTCACTTcgtttttgattttttgaaatctttcGTCACTCTTTTTGGCATACAATAAACaggatcaatttcatcaagttcAAACTTAGCATAATcaatcaaactcaaaccAGTTATCCCAAAGCAAGTATGGTATATATCAGTTTGATTATCAGGACGATCACTGATTCCGCCGTCAACAAGATCTTGACAGTTTAATATAAATCCctccaatttttccaaattcacCCAGTGTGCTTTCCCTAGAATAGATAACGTCGATAAAACCCACCAACTATAACACACATCAGGTAACTTTTCGGGACGACCATTAAACCCGCCTGAAGGTAAGACTTGACGCTCACTTAACCAACCGGAAATCTTTTCATCCAATCCACCCGCAAGAACATCTAATTTATCCATTATTGCAAGTGCTCCAACACATACAAATGCTTGAGCAGCATGCGACTCTGACCCAGGTACTAGACCAAATCCACCATCAAAGTTCAAACACTTCATGATGAAATCGACGGCAGGGTCAACTATATCCAACGTTAACTCATCTAGTAAGGACAATGCCGATACCGCTGTGTAAGTGAATCGTGTATCTACCTCGCCAAATTTATCACCTTGAAAACTGCCATTGGACAATTGCAATTCTTTTATAAATCTGACGAGTCGTTGTTTTCGATCATCACTCAATATAGACAAATCAGAAtcataaattttcaaaatttgaagtgctgataaagttgaaagtATATGAGCATCATGTTTAGGAAATGAACCAAATGCACCAAATCTATCATCCCAACAACTCAATACATATTTGGTCACTTCCTCTTGTGATAGTGTCGTTTCATTGAGGCTCTTCATTGTTACTAATGCTGTCACACCCCAGTATAACCCGTTCATACGTAGATGTTCACTTAGCCAGTACTCATACGAACGATTGGATTCTTGTTCTATTATGAAATTTATGTGCTTCTCTTTGCATAAGGTTTGTTCAGAGACTGATGAGGTCATGGTGGTTGAGGTTGATTGCTTGATCTCCTATTTATACTTTTACGTGGTTTGGCACTTGGatacaattttatttttatgCTATACGCTACCAAAGACTATATACTCTAAAAATATAAATCTTTAAACTCAAACTTTTTCGAGCTTGGCCAATATTCCAAGTAATTCAACTTTCTACTTCCTTCATTGATAGCCAGGGTCAAGTTTACCACTCTGCATCCTTGGTACACCACctcaaaattatcaaaactaCAATCATTCAACACAATGGCATTTGGTAAAGGCTCAACTCTTAAGCAGTGCTCGAATTGAGTATTGAcaactttcaaatcttttttaAACGGTTGCAAAGTTCCTTGATCAAGTAATGTTTTTACCAATTTCCTCGCTTGTCTAGTCTTATTGGGTATTCTTTCATCCTTACTTTGAATTAATATATCAATTCTCTCCTTATCGTTTAGTTCCTCAACACCGTCATCGTGAATTTGGTCAAGCTCTAATGGAAACATCAAGTCGTTTCTCTTGAATTTACTCATTAGCTTGTCCTTAATAATGACCAACTCTTGTGATAGGTAACTTAACCGCGTGGGATTCCATGCTAGAATTAAGTTTCCCCTAGGTaacaaattttccaatctATTCACAAACACCTTGGGGATCGAAGCTTGGGGGAACGTATTCAAGCAGGACGATCCAAGAGAATATGTAGATTGCCATGGGTCGTTATCTCCCGGGATGAGTACAATCTTGCATCGTTGCACAATGTTAGGATACTCACTCAACATCTTCGCAAATTGATCGAAATTGCCCTTGTATAACTCAGAGTTAGACAAATTGGCATCTGATGTGGAATTTGTAGACGTTAAAGGACGCGAAGTGAACGATCCAGTAAAGATCAATGCCAAAGGAATGTAACTCTGTGTTTCTTCCGAATCCAATGCTTCGATAATTGTGTTTTCCAATCGATGAAAGAACTTTTGCATGGCTTGTAAAGTTTTATTTGAGTCAAGGTAAAGATCACTACCCATCATGACGATTTTGTGGTTTTGTAATGACTTTTCCAActgcaacaatttctttcgAAATGGTTTGGGGAACTTTACTGCTTTGTCGCCAGTGGGTACCATGTGTTTGTGAATACCCAAAAAATCTAAGTGTCCGTATACATCCAAACTCTTATCCCTTCTTTCTGCAGGAGGCTGGGCGAGGTTGCTGACGTAAAAGCAACCACCCATGTaatcttgtttttgattcaaattgcCACCCGAAGCAGAGTAGATCCCTTCTGCCAAGACAAACATTCCAATACAATAGAAAGAGCCTTGATTTTTTACAGCCTggttcaaattcaattcaatatagCCTGTGGTATCCTCTAAAATATACTCATCAGTTGAATTCTTTGACAAGAGCCCAAACAAGAGAAACTTTTGCCCGTCACGACCAAGCATATTTTTGATTAGTGTGATTTCATTGTTCTTGCCAATTCCATCAATAGTCAACGAGTTCAAATTAGATATGCTCGTCATTGAAgctttttgaaagttttcGTTTCTTGACAACCTATCCATGATGAGAAAGTAGTGATTGTTTTGCGATTCAACCTGAGATTTGGTATTGAGAGTCAACTTTGACAAAAACGGTAACCTCTCCTTTGTCAAGTAAACATCGAAATGCTTTCGGCTTTTGTCAAATAGACTGCGTGGCTGATTCAATGGGGatacaaattgaaagtaaTCTTCCCATTGTAACTGCACATcctcatcaacaatctcaTCCACAACAGTATTTGTTCTCCCAGCCTTTTGCATTTGCACAGTTTCATCTTTCTTTTGGATCTCCTTCAACACTGCTTTTAACCCATTACCATCAATGAAAATTCCCCTGTCTTCTAGCTTCCAAAACTTGGCTATCTCttccaaaaatttttgcGATTGTAGACTCTTCCAATCGAACCCAAACTTTAGGCTGATGGTATCTGTTAATATTGACAATGCTTCTGTATTCACATTCAATCCATGCTTTTTGGTCAAAGTTCTAAACACAAGTGGTCGGAGGTTGGACGGTTGTAGCTTAATAGGTAATGCTGTAGTAGTATTGGTTGTGCTTAGGTCTATCATTGGCAGTTTGATGAGGAGTACTAACAATTAATAGACGCGTCTGTCGCGAGATACAAATTATAATCCAATTTCGCTACCAATTACAATATATTAATACAATACATTACACACTAGAATATCTCCAGTTTAACCCGCAAATAGATGTCATTAATGTCAGCCTCACTGTCTTTGAACTCTCGCAATACCTTACAGTCATTTATAAGCTCCTTCACTGAACACAATTTGTAGCCCAATTCATTCAACCTCTTTAATGTCAAGTATTCTGATAAAACGCGCgattgatttgatgaatcGTCCCTCTCTAATTGTTGTATAATCTCTTCTGATTTGTTAGCTGAATCAGTTAGAAACTTATGGGCTACGTCATAGTACCTTTCGCAATCATCTAGCTCTCCGAATTGGAATGTCTTAATcattttttccaaagttttCAAGTTTTCCTCGATATTGGTATCAGTTTTAAGGAATTGTCGTGGTCGCTGTAAAGTGTCCTCGACCATTTTTTGCAACGCTTCAATCTTTTGCTCAATACGAGaagatttgataaaatacTTGTTCACTTCCTCAGCTGGAAGTTTGGCCGCACGAAATCTATCCCTCAATGACATTTCTACCTGCATCTCGTGATTTTTCTGAACCTGCAATTCAAGCTCCCGTCCAACTTGCTTAAGTTCAAATCCAGTATTGAAGAGTTTCTCATCCAATTCTCTAACCCTTTTCTGAAGTTTGgaattttcatttttttgcTGGAGCACTTCTTCTTGATGTATTGACCTCAACTGGGCCAACTCTTTCTCATGTGATTTCCGTAGCCTTGAAGCTTCTGCTTCGTATATAGACTTGATATGAGCTATCTCTTCGGCGTATTTGCGTTCACTATCGGTTCGTAATTTATCAGCTTCGACACTTTTATTAAACAAGTCATTCTCAATCTCATCCAATTTTGCCGTGTAGGTATCATGAATCCTACTCAGCTCGGCCTTTAGCCTTTTATTTTCCAACTCCACATCCTCCAATAGCAACAACACCTTCTTATGCTCTTGCTCTAAGGATCGATAGTTCTCCAAAGCTAACAACCTCTCCTTCTCTCTTGCACGTGTGACCACCTCATCCACTTCATCTATATCATCGCGTCCAGTACTATCGCTGAAACTTACTTTCTTCATTCGCTGCCTCTCAAAGAAACTTGACGAGTCTTGGGGACCGTCATCGTCAACATGCTCGTTTGATGTGAAATAGTTGACTATTCTTGACAAAAATCCGCTGCTACGTGGAGCATCAGTACTTGGCTTTGACACCCTGTATTTGTCTCTAGAAGGGGGTGATGAAGTTGCAAATCTTTTACCAAGATCaccatttgattttctttgtgCGAAGTTGAATGATCTAACAGGAGATCCCAGTATTTTGGGACTAAGTTCAGTTGCTTCCCTGGTGGAACTCAAACCATACTTGGCCTCTAAATTTCTCCTCAAACCGTCTAACTCATGGTTTTTCCCATAGCGTTTGGACTCACTTCTGTAATCATCTAAATCATTCCTCTTTAATTTCAACGCAAAAGTTGCGTCTGATTTGAGCCTGTCAGGGACGAAAGACTCTCTATCCTTAACTGTATCGGAATAGAGCTTATATTTTGACGAAACTGAAGGTTCGTATAGTGGTTTCTTACTGGCTAATTTGTCTCTCAAtccatttgttgttgatgaaacatTGGTATATCGATCCGAAGTGTACTTTTCTCGATCAAGTGTTGATAATCGTGGGTATAGTGGGCTCCTATATGTCGGGCTCGTACGACTATCATTGACCCTTCTCGAGGACCTATACTTGTCTAATAAATCCGACATACTGAGGAGATCATCTAACGTTTTTAAGAAGGAAGTTTATGAGCGCtatttgtttttattttggttttgttcCATTCGCGTGTAATGTGCGTCTACTATATGTCATAACACTGCATTTACGACATCTACAAACTTCAATAATCTCTATCACTGTTTATTCCTATGAAATCAATCTTAAATAAAACAACACTTTCTAATTCCTTAATGTCATCGAACTAGCAGAAGATTCCAAGTCTTCCTTCCTTTTAGGAGCTGGCCTTTCATCAAGAGCGCACAATCCATGGTCCTTGACGAAAAACGTGGTAATAACACATATAGCCATGAGTGGAATCAACAAGTAGAAATAGTTTCTCAAGGCTTTGGTATAAATGTCCCTAATTTCTTTGGTTTCAGCAGCTGACAAAGTATCCACATTCACCTTGTTATATATATGTCCTTTGACATAATCAATTGTCAGTTGGGTCaaggttgttgatgaatcaagGTTGTTTAAAGAGCCAAGGACAGAATTGCTCACAATGGTGGAACCAACAGCAATACCAACAC encodes the following:
- a CDS encoding Dpb2 subunit of DNA polymerase II (DNA polymerase epsilon) (similar to S. cerevisiae Dpb2p); protein product: MIDLSTTNTTTALPIKLQPSNLRPLVFRTLTKKHGLNVNTEALSILTDTISLKFGFDWKSLQSQKFLEEIAKFWKLEDRGIFIDGNGLKAVLKEIQKKDETVQMQKAGRTNTVVDEIVDEDVQLQWEDYFQFVSPLNQPRSLFDKSRKHFDVYLTKERLPFLSKLTLNTKSQVESQNNHYFLIMDRLSRNENFQKASMTSISNLNSLTIDGIGKNNEITLIKNMLGRDGQKFLLFGLLSKNSTDEYILEDTTGYIELNLNQAVKNQGSFYCIGMFVLAEGIYSASGGNLNQKQDYMGGCFYVSNLAQPPAERRDKSLDVYGHLDFLGIHKHMVPTGDKAVKFPKPFRKKLLQLEKSLQNHKIVMMGSDLYLDSNKTLQAMQKFFHRLENTIIEALDSEETQSYIPLALIFTGSFTSRPLTSTNSTSDANLSNSELYKGNFDQFAKMLSEYPNIVQRCKIVLIPGDNDPWQSTYSLGSSCLNTFPQASIPKVFVNRLENLLPRGNLILAWNPTRLSYLSQELVIIKDKLMSKFKRNDLMFPLELDQIHDDGVEELNDKERIDILIQSKDERIPNKTRQARKLVKTLLDQGTLQPFKKDLKVVNTQFEHCLRVEPLPNAIVLNDCSFDNFEVVYQGCRVVNLTSAINEGSRKLNYLEYWPSSKKFEFKDLYF
- a CDS encoding Bet2 Type II geranylgeranyltransferase beta subunit; its protein translation is MTSSVSEQTLCKEKHINFIIEQESNRSYEYWLSEHLRMNGLYWGVTALVTMKSLNETTLSQEEVTKYVLSCWDDRFGAFGSFPKHDAHILSTLSALQILKIYDSDLSILSDDRKQRLVRFIKELQLSNGSFQGDKFGEVDTRFTYTAVSALSLLDELTLDIVDPAVDFIMKCLNFDGGFGLVPGSESHAAQAFVCVGALAIMDKLDVLAGGLDEKISGWLSERQVLPSGGFNGRPEKLPDVCYSWWVLSTLSILGKAHWVNLEKLEGFILNCQDLVDGGISDRPDNQTDIYHTCFGITGLSLIDYAKFELDEIDPVYCMPKRVTKDFKKSKTK